One genomic window of Coriobacteriia bacterium includes the following:
- the dxr gene encoding 1-deoxy-D-xylulose-5-phosphate reductoisomerase, with protein MSDRIRVAVLGSTGSIGRQTLQVAAAHPDRIEIVSLAANSSAALLAEQAAAFGVKNVAIASEDAAAALRTLVADDAVVTSGAAAVVELAEQPDVDIVLNALVGSAGLRATIAALTAGKTLALANKESLVVGGDLVTRLVQPGKLLPVDSEHSAIFQCYLGEDARDAMRIWLTASGGPFRGWSREQLATVTAEQALAHPTWAMGPKITIDSSTLMNKGLEVIEAHHLFGVTIDQVRILVHPQSCVHSMVEFADGSVKAHLGATDMRIPIQFAFSYPRRWEAPLPPVDFAKIGRLDFAEPDIDTFGCLRLALDAGRAGGTLPCALNAANEVAVAAFLAGGLGFLGIEATVESVLSTHERQELESVEQLEAIDAWARRTASGVIAARG; from the coding sequence GTGAGCGACCGCATTCGCGTCGCAGTGCTCGGCTCGACCGGTTCGATCGGCCGCCAGACACTGCAGGTTGCTGCCGCGCACCCCGACCGCATCGAGATCGTCTCTCTGGCGGCGAACTCCAGCGCGGCGCTCCTCGCCGAGCAGGCCGCTGCCTTCGGCGTCAAGAACGTCGCCATCGCGAGCGAGGACGCCGCCGCCGCACTTCGCACGCTGGTCGCCGACGACGCCGTCGTCACCAGCGGCGCGGCAGCAGTCGTCGAACTCGCCGAGCAGCCAGACGTCGACATCGTCCTGAACGCCCTCGTCGGATCGGCCGGCCTTCGCGCCACGATCGCCGCGCTCACCGCGGGCAAGACGCTCGCTCTGGCCAACAAGGAGTCGCTGGTGGTCGGCGGCGACCTCGTGACGCGGCTCGTCCAGCCGGGCAAGCTACTGCCGGTCGACTCGGAGCACTCGGCCATCTTCCAGTGTTACCTGGGGGAGGACGCTCGCGACGCGATGCGCATCTGGCTTACAGCGTCAGGCGGGCCGTTCCGCGGCTGGTCGCGCGAACAGCTCGCTACCGTCACTGCCGAACAGGCCCTAGCGCACCCCACATGGGCGATGGGGCCCAAGATCACCATCGACTCCTCGACCCTCATGAACAAAGGGCTCGAGGTCATCGAGGCACACCACCTCTTCGGCGTAACCATCGACCAGGTGCGCATCCTCGTGCATCCGCAGTCGTGCGTTCACTCGATGGTCGAGTTCGCTGACGGCAGCGTCAAGGCGCATCTCGGCGCCACCGACATGCGGATTCCTATCCAGTTCGCGTTCTCGTATCCGCGCAGGTGGGAAGCACCGCTACCGCCGGTCGACTTCGCCAAGATCGGCCGTCTCGACTTCGCCGAGCCCGACATCGATACGTTTGGCTGCCTGCGTCTGGCCCTGGATGCTGGTCGGGCTGGCGGTACGCTGCCTTGCGCACTCAACGCGGCCAACGAGGTCGCTGTCGCCGCATTTCTCGCCGGTGGACTCGGGTTCCTCGGCATCGAGGCGACGGTGGAGTCCGTGCTCTCGACCCACGAGCGGCAGGAACTCGAAAGCGTCGAGCAGCTCGAGGCGATCGACGCTTGGGCTCGTCGCACGGCGTCTGGCGTTATCGCCGCTCGCG
- a CDS encoding phosphatidate cytidylyltransferase has protein sequence MVDAKYKQPAGIKPARLAVRVATAAVYALVVLLAIWFNEIPGLSGYGPLLLAMVMSVFAGFSATEFYALERRESRLPNETFGVAAAVLMPIFASVWGLSGLSAVVTALIAASLVWHVVFVRVRTTDTATTVFGAVYTGFLLAYLVLIVRDFTFGRDLALAVVLGVWANDSLAYLIGSTLGRHKMMPRISPKKSWEGFIAGALGTLVVWVGLALFFPNVGVSLPLAIATGIVVGASVVIGDLFESRMKREAGVKDSGKALPGHGGFLDRLDSLILVGLLAYWILHWGGVK, from the coding sequence ATGGTCGATGCGAAGTACAAGCAGCCTGCGGGCATCAAGCCGGCGCGCCTCGCCGTTCGCGTGGCTACCGCCGCCGTCTACGCGCTAGTCGTGCTATTGGCGATCTGGTTCAACGAGATCCCGGGGCTGAGCGGCTACGGACCGCTGCTGCTTGCCATGGTGATGAGCGTCTTTGCCGGGTTCTCCGCCACCGAGTTCTACGCTCTGGAGCGCCGCGAGTCCCGACTACCCAACGAGACCTTCGGCGTGGCAGCCGCGGTGCTCATGCCCATCTTTGCATCGGTGTGGGGCCTGAGCGGCCTTTCCGCGGTCGTGACCGCGCTTATCGCGGCGTCGCTCGTGTGGCACGTGGTGTTCGTCCGCGTGCGAACCACCGACACCGCTACCACCGTCTTCGGTGCGGTCTACACGGGCTTCTTGCTGGCCTACCTCGTCCTCATCGTTCGCGACTTCACATTCGGCCGCGATCTGGCCTTGGCCGTCGTGCTCGGCGTTTGGGCTAACGACTCCCTGGCGTACCTGATCGGCTCGACCTTGGGCCGCCACAAGATGATGCCGAGAATCTCGCCCAAGAAGTCGTGGGAAGGCTTCATCGCCGGAGCGCTCGGCACGTTGGTGGTGTGGGTCGGACTCGCGCTGTTCTTCCCCAACGTTGGTGTATCGCTTCCGCTCGCCATCGCGACCGGAATCGTTGTGGGCGCGTCCGTGGTCATCGGCGACCTGTTCGAGTCGCGCATGAAGCGTGAGGCAGGTGTCAAGGACTCGGGGAAGGCCCTGCCGGGACACGGCGGCTTCCTCGACCGGCTGGACTCGCTGATCCTCGTCGGCCTGCTCGCTTACTGGATTCTTCACTGGGGGGGCGTCAAGTGA